In the genome of Rhodamnia argentea isolate NSW1041297 chromosome 3, ASM2092103v1, whole genome shotgun sequence, one region contains:
- the LOC115746442 gene encoding F-box protein PP2-A12-like, whose protein sequence is MGLIFSRESLGCAPSPPAATSLGDLPESCAASVLAYLEPTDICRLGRLNRAFRGASWADFVWESKLPENYRVLVEKVLGGDCVVGNGLSKREMYTRLCRANVFDGGTKKVWLDKFTSRVCISIASKGLAITGIDDRRYWSHIPTEESRFGTVAYLQQTWWFQVEGEMEFPFPAGSYSIFFRIQLGRAQKRFGRRICNSEHVHGWDKKPVRFQLWTSDGQSASSQCFLGEPGKWVNYHVGDFAVRSQQAFTKVKFSMTQIDCTHTKGGLCLDSVIIHPSESKERLMRF, encoded by the exons ATGGGTTTGATCTTCTCGAGGGAATCCCTGGGTTGCGCGCCTTCCCCGCCGGCGGCGACGAGCCTGGGGGACTTGCCGGAGAGCTGCGCGGCGTCGGTCTTGGCCTACTTGGAGCCGACGGATATTTGCCGGCTGGGGAGGCTGAATCGGGCGTTTCGAGGGGCGTCGTGGGCCGATTTCGTCTGGGAATCGAAGTTGCCCGAGAACTACCGCGTTCTCGTCGAGAAGGTGCTAGGTGGGGACTGTGTCGTTGGAAATGGCttgagcaagagagagatgTACACGAGGCTTTGTCGAGCTAACGTTTTCGATGGAGGCACAAAG AAAGTTTGGCTGGATAAATTTACCAGCCGTGTTTGTATATCTATTGCTTCAAAAGGCTTAGCTATTACTGGGATTGATGATAGGAGATATTGGAGTCACATCCCAACGGAGGAATCTAG GTTTGGAACTGTTGCGTATCTCCAGCAAACATGGTGGTTCCAAGTCGAGGGAGAGATGGAATTCCCGTTCCCCGCGGGGTCCTACAGCATCTTCTTCAGAATCCAGTTGGGCCGGGCCCAGAAGAGGTTCGGTCGCAGGATTTGCAACTCGGAGCATGTACACGGTTGGGACAAAAAGCCCGTGCGGTTCCAGCTGTGGACTTCGGACGGCCAGTCTGCTTCATCCCAGTGTTTCCTTGGCGAGCCTGGGAAATGGGTGAACTACCATGTCGGGGACTTTGCCGTCCGCAGCCAGCAGGCGTTCACCAAGGTGAAGTTCTCCATGACGCAAATCGATTGTACACACACTAAGGGAGGTCTGTGTCTGGACTCTGTAATTATACACCCTAGTGAGTCCAAGGAGAGGTTGATGCGGTTTTGA
- the LOC115746441 gene encoding plant UBX domain-containing protein 8-like, with translation MARLDQEAIETFASITGVPEAVAIQKLEEHGGNLNEAVNAHFSEGDRNTVNATSLAPQDDVMDIDEPIQVERPEPPFPLLSAGRGRFNPYSLPNESLTRRLFDAGSDLGLHTPFVTHPRNIREIPIEVKDGNGSSAHSGRGPTIEDVTGTERDHGPEVRGNAIIEVDDVPAESTARATRENEDTEDSTGVSSRNRNVGPSPTGFHTLPDSNDEIEEEMIQAAIEASKQDIERSDLLQNESSEPGPPQRQSQLEDPELAHAVSLSLKTTEQEKALDEQIDDLGDSKAVDHNSSEVELSKLASSNGRLDTGGPSNQDEVEEVEQPLIRQRPRRSSARAVAAVQEIDDDPPPSEQNIHSQHQHDGSAFPSDVWGGISSEEHDEAVMLEAAMFGGIPEGTGYSYAYGPHQFMRGDSLYPRRPPRPPSPSLEAQRLIREQQDDEYLASLQADQEKEMRAKADAEARRLEEEAAREAALEEERQKEEESRRKLEEEQEFERQLAAKEASLPQEPMPDDENAITLLVRMPDGSRRGRRFLKSDKLQCLFDFIDIGRVVKPGTYRLVRPYPRRAFTDGESMLTLKELGLTSKQEALFLEVI, from the exons ATGGCAAGACTTGATCAAGAAGCAATCGAGACCTTCGCGAGCATAACCGGCGTGCCGGAAGCCGTCGCCATCCAAAAACTCGAG GAACATGGTGGCAACCTCAATGAAGCTGTCAATGCACACTTCAGTGAAGGAGATAGAAACAC CGTGAACGCAACATCTCTTGCACCTCAAGATGATGTCATGGATATTGATGAGCCTATTCAAGTTGAACGTCCAGAGCCACCCTTCCCACTCCTTTCTGCTGGTAGAGGCAGATTCAATCCTTACTCTCTTCCCAATGAAAGTCTCACGAGGAGATTGTTTGACGCCGGTTCTGATTTGGGGCTACACACACCATTTGTCACACATCCGAGGAATATCAGGGAAATCCCCATAGAGGTTAAGGATGGAAATGGGTCATCTGCTCATTCTGGCAGAGGTCCCACCATTGAGGATGTAACTGGTACTGAACGTGATCATGGCCCAGAAGTTCGCGGAAATGCTATAATTGAAGTCGATGATGTTCCAGCTGAATCAACTGCACGTGCAACACGAGAAAACGAAGACACCGAGGATTCTACAGGTGTCAGTTCCCGGAACAGAAATGTGGGGCCAAGTCCAACTGGGTTTCACACCTTGCCAGATTCCAATGACGAGATAGAAGAAGAAATGATTCAAGCTGCCATTGAGGCATCGAAACAGGATATTGAGAGGAGCGACCTTCTCCAAAAT GAATCGAGTGAACCTGGTCCTCCACAAAGGCAATCTCAGTTGGAGGATCCTGAACTTGCCCATGCTGTTTCATTGTCCTtgaag ACCACCGAGCAAGAAAAAGCATTGGATGAGCAAATTGATGACCTTGGTGACTCGAAAGCAGTGGATCACAATAGTTCAGAGGTAGAACTGAGCAAATTGGCTTCATCAAATGGGAG GCTTGACACAGGAGGACCATCAAACCAAGATGAAGTTGAAGAAGTGGAGCAACCTCTCATTAGGCAAAGGCCCAGGCGTAGCTCTGCCCGTGCTGTTGCAGCTGTCCAAGAAATTGACGATGATCCACCACCTTCCGAACAGAATATTCATAGTCAACATCAGCATGATGGAAGCGCGTTCCCTTCTGATGTG TGGGGTGGTATCTCCTCCGAGGAGCATGATGAAGCAGTTATGCTTGAAGCTGCAATGTTCGGTGGGATTCCTGAAGGGACTGGATATAGTTACGCATATGGACCTCATCAATTCATGCGAGGTGATAGTCTTTATCCCCGGCGACCACCTCGACCTCCATCACCCTCTCTTGAAGCCCAGCGCTTAATAAGGGAACAACAG GATGATGAGTATCTTGCGTCACTGCAAGCTGACCAAGAGAAGGAAATGAGGGCCAAGGCAGATGCTGAAGCTCGTCGTTTGGAAGAGGAAGCAGCCAGAGAAGCTGCTCTTgaagaagaaagacaaaaagagGAAGAATCGCGCAGGAAATTGGAGGAGGAGCAG GAATTTGAGAGACAACTAGCCGCAAAGGAGGCTTCTCTTCCTCAGGAACCCATGCCAGATGATGAAAATGCGATAACCCTCCTAGTGAGAATGCCGGATGGCAGCCGGCGAGGCCGACGGTTCCTCAAATCTGATAAGTTGCAG TGTCTTTTTGACTTCATAGACATCGGTAGGGTAGTCAAGCCTGGTACATATAGGCTG GTGAGGCCTTACCCGCGGCGTGCTTTTACTGACGGTGAGAGCATGTTGACTCTAAAAGAGCTTGGGCTTACAAGCAAACAAGAAGCGCTGTTTCTTGAGGTAATTTAG